The Spiroplasma culicicola AES-1 genomic sequence TTTCTGCATTTGTATAAGATAATATCAATTGAGTTATTCCAAGTTTTAATCCTTTTATTATAAAAGTATCCTTTAAATTTTCAATATCTACAACTGTATTATCTTCTAATTCTCATTTAAGAATTTCATCTTCAATTGGATTTATAATTTCATATTCTCTCTCAATTTGTTCACCAACTTTTAAATTAATTTTTGTAGTATCAATTTCAATTACTGGGTTATTGGATATTACTTCAATGTCTATATGTTTAGATTCTGCATTCAAGTAAGTTAGATTTAACGTAGTTATTCCTACTCGCAACCCTTTGATTATTAAACTACTATTATGATCCTCAACTTCTACAATTTGAGAATCATCAACATTAAATTTAAGAATTTCATCTTCAATTGGATTTAAAATATTATATTTTCTTTCAATAGTTTCATTTACTTTTAAAACAATTTTAGTATTATCTATCTCAATTATAGGATTTGGTTTTTCTTTATCTTTTAAAAAGAAAAATGCAAGCGAACCTAACAACAATGAAAGTAATAAAATTAATAATAACAATCATAAAATAAGTTTTTTGCGACTTCTTTTTGGTTTATCAGTGTTTTGATCTAAATTATTAAATTTATTTTTATCTTCAACATTATTATTTTCTTTAACACTTTTTTTATCTTTAACATTATTATTATTATTATTATTATTTTCTTTTTTATCATAATCATCAAATTCAATAAATGAAGAATCACTAGGATAGGATTCTTCATTTTTAAATTCTGTATTAAAAATTTCTTCATCATCCATAGTCACAGATACATAATCTGTTTCAAACTCTGAAGCTGAACCAATGTTTATCTCAACGTTTCCATAATTTACATTATTAAAACCACTTAATTGATCAAGATTATTATTTAAAGTCAGCAAATAATCTTGTGCTAAATTTTGATCATGAAAAGATGCAATATATGAATTATTTAAATTATCAATTATATAAAAAATTTCATTTTCTTCATAAAGGGTATATCTCATTTTTGTGCACACTTTCATATTAAAAAAATTAATAACCCACTATAGCATTTAAAATACTAACTAATTTTAACAAAAAAAAAAAAAAATGTTTCACCCAAATGGGTGAAACATTAGATTTATAAAATTATAGTTTATTAATAAAATATTTTTTAATAAACTGGGGATTACTTCATTAAAAATGAATCTAATGAAGTTTATTATATTTATTGGTTTTTTATTAATTAAGTAAGGTTTATGTTTATATTTATTATTCGAAAACCTATTATGGCTTGATTCCTTGCCCACCCTTACACCCTTTAAATATATTCAATTAGAACTAAATTTCAATTATGATTAATCTTTTTGATTAAATTCTAACTGTTGATTTCAATTTTCTAATAGTTGTTCAACCTCTGGTTGAGTTAACTTTATTTGTTTTTTAGATTGACTAAAATTAAGTAACATAAAATTTAAGTTTAAAATGTAAACTAAAATATCGGGAATATTAATATATAAAATAATATTTCAATCTACTTTCAACAAGATCAATATTAAATTTGCAAATAACATCAAAGTAATATATGTTAAATTAAAAATTGACAAAATAATTCTTCATTTATTCATAGTTTTTTTCCTTTTATTCTTCTAGTTTTTGTAAAAAATTATTTATTTCACCTGTTGAAATAAATGAATCACTATTGCTATCTGTTGCAACACTAGTAACATCATTTGCAATTACTTCTTTAACAGCATCCCTAGTTAATGGTTCCTTAACAGGATCAATTGGCTTTCTTTTTTCAGTTTTATTAATTATTAAGGGTTGCTTTTGCTCTAAAAAATCATCTTTTACTTGAGAACTTTGTCGTGTTTGACCAGAACCAGGAATATTAATTGTTATATTTCCATAACTCACTTGACCTTGTCCAAGCATATGAGATAAGCCATCTTTTAAATTATTGGTTCTATATTTATTAATATTTAATAAATCATTATTGTCTCTATTCATTGTTTCTTGCATTTTTGCTTGATAATTTAATTGCAAAGAAGTTCTTTGAGCTTCATCAAAAGTTGCAAAATGAGCAACAACGTTCATATTTTTATCCATTACAAAGAAGTCATTATTTTTACACATTACATAATACATGCTTATCTTCCTTTTGCACTATTTTTAACTACTTTATAATGGTGTTTGCAATATCAACTGTTTAATATTTCTTTTTTAGGTTCTTTAAGACAACCTGAATAATTACATGTTGCATTATTTATCATTTTGTTCTCCTCTTTTCTAAGTAAAATAAAATATAAAACTAATATTTTATTTTAACTATTCAAGTTCTTTATTTTCTAATGCTTTATGAATTGATTCCATATTAATTGGTAACTTTACAAGGTTTTTTAAAGGCAAATTATTTTTAATTAAATATAGAAATAAATAATTAATTTGTTGATATCTTTCAATTGCTATAACTAAAGAATTTTCCATTTCATCATATTTAAAAGTTTTAATATTTTTTTCTAGTAAAAATTTTCTAAAACTTTCTACATCAAATAATTCTTTTAAATATACTTTGTATTTTGAATAAATATTTAATTCTTTTTTAGAGCCTTGAAAAATTAATTTTCCTTGATCAATAATTAAATAATCATCAATAATATCTGAAATTTCATCAATATTATGAGCTGTAATAATTATTGTTTTACCCTCATTTTTATATCCAATTAGTAAATTTTTAATTTTATTTCTTCAATATGAATCTAAATTAGCTCCTGGTTCATCTAAAATTAAAATTTCGGGTTCTTTTAATAAGCATAAAATTAAATTAACTCTATTTTTCATTCCTCATGAAAAATTTTTAACTTTTTTAAATTGAGAATCTGTTAAATCAAAGAAATCAATTCAATATTTGATTCTAGCTTTGATTACTTTTCTTTTAATTCCCATTACTAATGACATATTCATTAAATATTTATTTAATGAAAAGTTTTGTAATGAAAAGTCTATTTGAGTATAAAAACCGATATTTTGATTTTGTTGAAAACCTTTAGCTTTTCTAGTAGATTTATCATTAATTAAAATATTGCCATTATATTTTTTGTAACAACCAACAACAGAATTTATAAGAACAGATTTTCCACTACCACTACTTCCTAGTAATGCAGTTATTTTTCCTTTCTTAATTTCAAAAGAAAATTTACCTATTGAATGTTTTTTAAACTTTTTAATATAATTTTCAACTTTTATTATATCTTCCATAAAAATCACCCTCTTTATTTCAAGTCAATTCTATTAAATTTAAATATTACAAAACTAAAATTAAATAAAGAGAAAATTAATAATACAGCAATATAAAACATAGGATTAATATAGTTATTATGCGTATTTGGCAAAATTTTGTTATTTTCATCTAACTTTAGAGTGTATTCAGGATAGCCCAAAAATATATTTTGTTGTTCATCAAATACTATTTTTGAATCTGAATATGATAAAAATCAAAAATCATCATATGAATATCCAGAATAGTAAGTATAGTTAGATCACATTCCATTAAAAAGATTAAAATATAGGAAAATATTTAATTTAGTTCTTGATCTAATATAGGTACTTCAATCTGCTGAATCAGTAAGAACAGAATTATTGGTTATCAATAAAAATCTACTTGTATATTTAATAAAATATTGTTCTAAAATTCTTACAGATATCATTAAAGGAAAATTCAATTGTTCTCTTACAAAATTGTAGGTATAAGTATCATTAGCCAAGGTAAAAAAGTCTTTATAAGTACCATTTAACTGGTAATTATACATAGATAACAAATAGTCTTTTTTAAATTTTATAGTGCTATCGCTTTTTGACACATTTGTAATTTGGCTTAAATTATCATCAATAAATATAAATTCATTAAATAACGCTGCTTTTTCCAATTGTATATCTGAAAATTGAGTTTGTATGAAGAGTGAAAATGAATATAAGTCTTCTAATATTTGTTTTTTTCATGCTTCAGTTTCATTAGCTCCTAGTATTTTTAACTCTTCTAAACTAATGAAAGTATTTTTTAATGATAAATCTATTGTTAATTTATCTCCAATACTTCAATTACTAGGTATATCTGATTCATTTTGTGGCAAAGATCTAATTGTTAAATTTGAAGTTTTAATTTCATAAGCAGTTGAATTAATAATTCCCAATGTACTTCAAATATTATTAATTCTTTGATTAATAATATTTTCATCAACATTAAAACTATTAAAATCAAATTTACTTGCAAGAAATTGATCGTTTATATATTTTGATAGATTATTATATTTAATTTGATTTTGATTTACATATTTTTGAAAATCAAAAGTTTCATATAAATCAGTTACTGTTAGCAATTGATTATTTTTAAATTTGACAGTCATATTTTTTTCATTAGTCTTTTGAAAACTAACTGGTAAATTTGCTATAAATGTACAAGACAATAAAAGAGTACATATAATAGTTGTTGATTGTAGTGAAAAAATGAATATTAAAAATAAAATAAAATTAATCAAAATAAAACTAGCGATTATTCCATAAATTAAAAATGCAGTTGTAATTCTCAATAAAAGATAATTTAAATTAAATCCAGCTAAAATAAAGTTAAATATATTAATTAGTATAAATGTACTTGCAATATTTATTAAAGCGACTAGAAACATTAAAATTCATTGGCTAATAAATAATTTATTTCTAGATACTTGATTAGATAAAGCAATAAAAATTGTTTTGTCTTCAATTTTATTGTGATAAAAAAATTGAACCATTCTTAAAATTAAAATAAATAATAAGCAAGAAATATAAAATAATACATAAAAGTTAAAACCAACAACTAAGGTTGAACCTTCTTTAAAGAAATTTGAAATAGTTGCAAACACAACAGAGCTTAATAATAAAATTAGATTCAGTATTAAAAATACTAATTCATTAAAAATATTTTTAATATTAAATAGTAATAATATTCTAAAAGGTATTGATTTATACAGAAATGATTTATTATCCATCATTATTTTTTCAAAACAACTTTTCTATTAATCTTTTTGTGCTTTTTCAATTATTGTTAAATTTCTGGTTCTTCAAACATTTTCAATTTTAAAATTAACATTAATAAAATTTTGTCTAAAGTTTCATGTTATGTTACTGTCACCAGAATAATATCAACCATCATTTATGACTCCTGTATCTGTTACCTTCATCATTGTGTTAGTATTTGCAGTTATTGATCAATTATAAATATTTTGTTTACCTTGTTCTAATAAAACATCTCTATGTTTAATCAAGTTTTTATTTTTTAAACTAATACTATCATTCAACATTGTTGGAAACTGGTGTCCAGAAACTGAAATATCATTTCATATATTATCAAGTTCTCCACTTGAAGAAATTCCTTGTCCAGAAAATCTTGCAACTGGAAGTTTATTGTAACTTTTTTCTTCTCTAGTTTTTATATCAAAAACATTTTGAAAAGCTTCAATTCCTAATTCTAAATTATAATACATTGCTCCAAATAAATAAGATTTTCTATAGTCTTCTCTTATCTCTTTAGTTTCATCATTTGAAATTGCAATTGAAATGAATATTGATAAATCATTAATAGGATGAATATATGAATTATTCACTTCGATAGATAAACCTTTTAATTTTACTTCACCATTACTAATTGAATTTTCAAAAGCAATTTGTTTACTTTCAACTAATTGTTCATCTAACTCAGTTTCCATTTGTTCTAATACACTTTTGTTTCTAGAATTATAAGAATTATAATATCTTATATAATTATTATTTAAGTAATTATATAAATCTGAATTCAATGAACTTTCTTCGTCAAATAAAAAACCTGTTTGATTTTTTTCTAATTTACTAAAAATAGAATTATATAATTTTAAATCAGCTTCATTTGCTCAGTTAGATTCTACAGCTGCTTCTGCTTTTAAATAATCATTACTTATATATTGATCAAAAATAATATCTCCAGTAAAAGCTAACGGAACAGTACTTATTTCTTTAAAATAATTTATTTTCATAAAATCAATTATATTATTTTTAAAATTTGGATTATCTTCATATATTTTTTTAAATTCAATATTTGTTGGAGTAAATATATTAGCTAAATCTTTTTTATTTTCATAACCAAAATTATTAGCATCAATTCAGCTATAGTCTCCTCCTTTTAAATAATAATCATTAGTAATATTTTTTTCTAAATTTTGAATTGAATCTACTAATATTTCATTTGAAGTTAAAGTGAAAATAAATCTTTTTAATAAACTATATTCAGTTTCTTGATTATTTGAATCAAAATATTTGAATTTTAAATTCAAATTCAAACTTACATAAGAAATAAAATTTGACTCACTTTCATCTTTTAAAATATTATCATTAGTATAATTAATTTCTAATGACGATCAATCTGGTTCAAAACCACTGTAAAAATCTAGCCCTTCAATTATCAAAGCATATTTTTCTTTATTAATATTATCTTCAAAATATTTTTTCATTTTGTCAGAAGCCATTATTTTATTAATGTCTGATACTAAATATTTTTTATCACTTTCACTTAATACGTCACCTTTTACTGCTTCTCCTTGATTTTTATCTACTAAATCAGTAATTGTTTTTTGATTTAAAAAAGTAAATAAACTATTAGAATTTGTAGTCACATCAAAAAAATTATTATTAATTTCTTTTCAATAATTATCAGTTGTTAAATTTAAATCTTTTAAAAATTCTTCTATTAGTTTATTAATTTCTGAAGTATTATCGTCTCCATTATTATCTTTAGGTCCTGAACTACATGCCAAAACTGTAACACTACTAGTGGCAACTAGACTTAAACTTCCTAATAAACTTATTAATTTTTTCATATGTCTTTCTCCTTTGAAAAACACATTTGATATATTCCATTTTATTTATACTAAACCCTATGAGGAGTTTACAAAAAAAAAAAAAAAAGCAAGTTATAAGTGTGAAAAAAAAAAAAAAAATACTTCGAACTTTTATAACACTTATATTTTATATATCTTTCAATGTTAAAATAATCTTGCAAATTAATTAAAATGAAAGGACTACTTATCAAAATGATTACAATTAAAAATTTAAATAAAAAATATGGAAACAATATTGTTTTAGATATTAATCAATTAACAATTCCAACTGGACAAAGAATTGCTTTAGTTGGTAAAAACGGAGCCAGGAAAATCAACTTTAGCAGAATTAATTATGGGAACAATTAAACCCTCAAGTGGTTCAATTCAAATTGAAATTGAAAATTTAAGAAAGAATGCTGTCTTTCAATTAACAAGTTATGGAAATGAAAGCCACATTTTAGATATTGCAAAAATGTATTTTGATTTATTTCATTCACAATTAGATTTAAACCAGTTATTTTCTCAATTTGAATTAGATGATCAAAAAAAGAAAAAGTTTAATAAAATGTCTGGAGGA encodes the following:
- a CDS encoding lipoprotein, translated to MKKLISLLGSLSLVATSSVTVLACSSGPKDNNGDDNTSEINKLIEEFLKDLNLTTDNYWKEINNNFFDVTTNSNSLFTFLNQKTITDLVDKNQGEAVKGDVLSESDKKYLVSDINKIMASDKMKKYFEDNINKEKYALIIEGLDFYSGFEPDWSSLEINYTNDNILKDESESNFISYVSLNLNLKFKYFDSNNQETEYSLLKRFIFTLTSNEILVDSIQNLEKNITNDYYLKGGDYSWIDANNFGYENKKDLANIFTPTNIEFKKIYEDNPNFKNNIIDFMKINYFKEISTVPLAFTGDIIFDQYISNDYLKAEAAVESNWANEADLKLYNSIFSKLEKNQTGFLFDEESSLNSDLYNYLNNNYIRYYNSYNSRNKSVLEQMETELDEQLVESKQIAFENSISNGEVKLKGLSIEVNNSYIHPINDLSIFISIAISNDETKEIREDYRKSYLFGAMYYNLELGIEAFQNVFDIKTREEKSYNKLPVARFSGQGISSSGELDNIWNDISVSGHQFPTMLNDSISLKNKNLIKHRDVLLEQGKQNIYNWSITANTNTMMKVTDTGVINDGWYYSGDSNITWNFRQNFINVNFKIENVWRTRNLTIIEKAQKD
- a CDS encoding ABC transporter permease translates to MMDNKSFLYKSIPFRILLLFNIKNIFNELVFLILNLILLLSSVVFATISNFFKEGSTLVVGFNFYVLFYISCLLFILILRMVQFFYHNKIEDKTIFIALSNQVSRNKLFISQWILMFLVALINIASTFILINIFNFILAGFNLNYLLLRITTAFLIYGIIASFILINFILFLIFIFSLQSTTIICTLLLSCTFIANLPVSFQKTNEKNMTVKFKNNQLLTVTDLYETFDFQKYVNQNQIKYNNLSKYINDQFLASKFDFNSFNVDENIINQRINNIWSTLGIINSTAYEIKTSNLTIRSLPQNESDIPSNWSIGDKLTIDLSLKNTFISLEELKILGANETEAWKKQILEDLYSFSLFIQTQFSDIQLEKAALFNEFIFIDDNLSQITNVSKSDSTIKFKKDYLLSMYNYQLNGTYKDFFTLANDTYTYNFVREQLNFPLMISVRILEQYFIKYTSRFLLITNNSVLTDSADWSTYIRSRTKLNIFLYFNLFNGMWSNYTYYSGYSYDDFWFLSYSDSKIVFDEQQNIFLGYPEYTLKLDENNKILPNTHNNYINPMFYIAVLLIFSLFNFSFVIFKFNRIDLK
- a CDS encoding ATP-binding cassette domain-containing protein — protein: MEDIIKVENYIKKFKKHSIGKFSFEIKKGKITALLGSSGSGKSVLINSVVGCYKKYNGNILINDKSTRKAKGFQQNQNIGFYTQIDFSLQNFSLNKYLMNMSLVMGIKRKVIKARIKYWIDFFDLTDSQFKKVKNFSWGMKNRVNLILCLLKEPEILILDEPGANLDSYWRNKIKNLLIGYKNEGKTIIITAHNIDEISDIIDDYLIIDQGKLIFQGSKKELNIYSKYKVYLKELFDVESFRKFLLEKNIKTFKYDEMENSLVIAIERYQQINYLFLYLIKNNLPLKNLVKLPINMESIHKALENKELE